ACCTGCTTGATGGGAACTTGACTTTTCCCATGCTGCAGGCTGCCCAGCAGTCGAATGATTTTGGTCCGGTAGTAACAGTTGGGGTGGGGTATCCGATTGATTCGGGCCTTGATGTGGGCCGGCGCTACTTCGATCTTACACCGCCTACTTTGCCGGAGTTAATTCCTCTTTCGGCTATAGGCCGGGGCGACTTGGCAACCGGTGGACAGGACACCTTCTTTGCCTCGATCGAAACGGAATTGAAACCGGTGATTGAAAAGCTTGCACCCATTGACCGCAACCGGCAGACCATATTCGGACATTCCCTGGCAGGTTTGCTGGTCATGCATATCCTTTATATTTCTTCGGCTTCGTTTCAAACCTATGTGGCCGCTGATCCATCCATCTGGTGGAATGGCGGTTCGATTTTGACGGAGCATGCCGGTTTCTTGGAGCACGGGCAGGCTGGGCGGGAAAAGGCACCTGTGCGGCTATTGGTGGAAACCGCCGGTAAACGGGGGTTTCGGAAGGGGACTTCTAAAGCAGAACAGATCGTGCTGGCGAAGGTTCGCTCTGGCCCTACGGGAAAGGAGCTTGCCGCGGCGTTAGAGGGACTGCCCGGCCTGCATGTAAGTTTTCGGGAGCAGGTTGGCGAAAATCACGGTTCCATGCTGCCTTATTCGGTAGCAGATGCGCTGTGTTTTGCCCTGCAGGGAACTGTTTATCCGTAATAGACTTTTTCTGAAATTACGGGGACGGTACGTTTGATTCAAGATGTGACAGGTATAATAAAATATAGCTATGCAAATTTAGCGAGAAATTGCCTAAGTCAGAGATGTCTAGACTAAACAGTACTGTCCTCCTTTGCGGGCGGTCAAGAAGCTGGTTGCGGCGTTAGGCGGGCTGCTTGGCCTTTACTTGAATTCTCGGGAGTAGGCAGATGAAACTCACAGATCAATACTGCCGGAGGTGGAGGCGGACGTACTTGTTTTTGCTCGGGTGGGAAGCTGGTCTTTCATAAAACTCTTGGCAGAAAAGAAAAAAGCATTAGTCAGGCTTGTAAACAGGCCTCGGCTAATGCTCTTTCGATATCTGGGACGATTTTATGGGGGCTGGTTAATATATACAAGGTGTTTCCGCCTATTTTTTCTTATTCTGCAGGCGGCTCATGTAGCGTTCCAACGAGTATTTTCCTTCTTCCTGCC
The sequence above is drawn from the Propionispora vibrioides genome and encodes:
- a CDS encoding alpha/beta hydrolase, with translation MNGLEYQIKTFDFYFENHGGTYRIFVSVPKGPVPAAGYPVMYLLDGNLTFPMLQAAQQSNDFGPVVTVGVGYPIDSGLDVGRRYFDLTPPTLPELIPLSAIGRGDLATGGQDTFFASIETELKPVIEKLAPIDRNRQTIFGHSLAGLLVMHILYISSASFQTYVAADPSIWWNGGSILTEHAGFLEHGQAGREKAPVRLLVETAGKRGFRKGTSKAEQIVLAKVRSGPTGKELAAALEGLPGLHVSFREQVGENHGSMLPYSVADALCFALQGTVYP